The sequence tatcaaagaagaaTTGTAAAATGTGCCGAATTTTCACTTTGTTGTCTTCCCTGTAACTCATAACTggatggaacaaacaaaaaacagcacacacatttttttattgtgaaatgtCATCCTGACaccgagcataaactttaaattgtttgatcgataatttacgagatatcgatcactacagccatctactgagataataatggatttattttcccccaaactaatatttcattttaattttttatattggagCTGTAATATTAACACGTTGACTGTCAACTACGAGATAACTCGTAGTATGATTTCCCTTCCAGGAAGCCAACTACGAGTTATCTCGTACTACCTAAAACTACCCCTTTTTGTGTAGCTACGAGTAAAACCGTATTATAATAGTGTTAGTATCGATAAATGGCTTCTgggaaaagaaaacaattttgggtttggctTCCGCGagctctttttttattaaaaaaaatttatttatatataatgtaaaaattcattcaatataatggaaaaattaactcaaatacaagaaataaagtaatatattattgtttgtggaagtttttgaaacaattttccaCACAAAGGGCTGGCTTCTCTGGACAGGCTGGACAGAAGTAACGCGTTTCTCGGCGTTTTTTTTCTTGGGTACATACACGACATGGCTTTGTCGGACGCTGCTTTTTTTCCGTTGGTGGTAAACACTCTAAATAATGGGGctctttagattttttttttttttaaactgattGAAAATCTCCAATCAACCCCAAGATGAATTCTTCTCTGAACtttatcagttttattttagatgaagttactttttggtaaattctgTGAGCAttttgtatatacctatatctCTATAATATGAAGTGAAACCTTTTTGTGCCATCAAATAGTCTTTCTTAGAGATGAGTACTACGAAATCATTTGATCTGATCGGTCAATGCCAGACATTCCATTATTGTAATCTCGAATTATATTCGGTTTCATAGAAATTCTTCCATTGAGATTGGGCACCTCTACCATTTCAATAGCGTGCATGTTTGAAATGGAAAGGACTTCTCGTTTGTCTTTCCATTTGCATACAGTAACAGGACCATTTGTCTGCCAAAACACTCCCCTCTTTTTAGTTTACGTTTTTCCACATCTTTGGGGTTTCCTTTTCTGTTACTTCGTAGGGTTCCACACACATAAGTTTTTCGTGTATATAACAGTTTTGTAAGACTAactgaattataaaaattatccatGTAAAGCGCGTAGCCTTTATCGAGATAGTCCTCaagtaaatgtaaaacaacGTCAGCAGTGTGACCTGCATTATGGGTAGTTTCCTCAGATTTTCcgctgtaaatttttatttttattacaagacCGTCGGACTCACATAGCTCAAATAGTTtgacaccatatttgtttttttttattttttatgtattggcGGAAAAGCAATCTTCCCCGCCATAGCATCATGAATTcgtcaatacaaatatttttacttggtACATAGTTTTCACGCATAACATCGTTGAAATGATTTAGGATTGGTCTCACCTTGTATAATCTGTCGGTAGATGGTTGTGAGTTATCAACCAAATGAAAATAACGAAGTATCAACTGGAATCGATTGCGACTCATATGTGTGCgccaaaaatttacattatatAGCTTGTTTGTGTTCCAGTAATGTTCTATTGTTGGAAAAGTACAAGGTTccatttgcaataaaaactttCATCTCTGTAGCACTTACGTCTTGCCAATTTGATAtccttttagatttttttatagcattttgatTCCCATTTTCCAATGTTGCAATTTCTTGCGCAGCAAATAAATTAGTTTATTCTACCAGTAATGCAAGAAACTCatccgaaaaaaataaatccaccagCGTTTGTACTGTAAAATTTGATGTATCTAATTTCACACCaacattttcttcgaaaagaaataattcaGGATTGACGTTGTTGCTTGAAAATCATCGTCATTATTATCAGATTCGGAGACGTCTTCCGGTTCGGAGATGACTTCATCTTCACTATCACTTGTATTCTCAGAAGGCTCATAAATGTCGTTACTACCATCGCTGAAAtcatcttctgaatcacttaGATTTGCGTTATATTCAATTTCACTTTGATTCAGTGACCTTTTCTTATCCATATTGGGTTCTTGATAATTATAACAGTAATTTTAGAGAATGTTTATAAatctaaaaagaaagaaaataataataaaattatgataattataataaataataataactataaaacaaaatactatagaaagcaagaattatgttttttttaggaaaaaaaggaCCTACCTACTACGAGATAATTCGTAGGTCctttttctcctttaaaaaacatcatttttgatttttgatgataCCAATGATCTAGAAATAGAGTTTTTAGTAATATaatgtgaaaaaatcaaaatgtcttTTTTGGCCAGTTTTCTGAAAATGGCCTTGGCAGTCAACGTGTTAATGAATTTCATGTTCACTCGTGTAACGAAATGTGATTTATGTGGCGTGAAGAAAAACAGGTCTtgcttataataaaaggcaatgaagaagaaaaaattatattttttataggacaaataataataaataaataataaataaatagtatgactTTCGAGTTCTATATTTGCTGTACCAACTACTCTTCTGTATGAACTTTGCCCaggattgaataaaaaaattatttttttaaatagaagttCAAATTCGCatcttatttttgctttcttgcTTTTCAACCGGCCTGTACACCTGATACACATATGCCTTCATAAaacttatacaaatatatatgtgtatatgtacttatgtattttCTTACGCTGCATAACACCGTATTTTGATAGTTTATAAGCAGTACAAAAAAGCGTAAGCATTTTGTTAACATTTTAGTTGGCCTCTATCTCTGTAACGAAGCTATGCGCACCATTGCGACTCAGTCACGCAGAACCAAAGTTCGATAGGCTTATCACAGGCATTTCGGCCAGAATGCGTGGCAGCACAGCTGCACTGGTGCTTATCACACCAACAAAGTATGCAGTTGGAATAATGGAAACGTGCCGTAAGGCTAATTCCAACAAATCTGTGAGAATTTTTGAAATgcgccgcttttgcgaaatatgCAAAGTGTGCAAAATGTACAAAATTGTATGCCTAGTCTATATAAATCGAGTGTGGCAAGCAGAATGGCCAATTGAGTGTACGAGTAACAGTAACCGGTGTGGCAATGTTGGAGCGACGCAAGCAGCTGGCTTTACTGCTGTTAGCCATATTTGGTAAGTctgaatacatacacacaactatGTCCAGTTTAGTTATGAGCACCGTTTATAAACATTTAACATCCATTACGCAGCCTTTCAATACTCAGAGGGATTATTCAAGAAACTAATCTCCCTTGAAGAGGATCCACGGCCAGTGGAAAGTGCTGAGCACTACCATTTTAAATTTCCCACACTTAAATTGATAAAACCTTTCGgtaaattggaaaataaaattgttgataaTCTAGAAAAGAAGGAGGAAGGCCTAGGAGCATTGATCGAAAAGAAATTAGAGGACTGGGAGGGGAAAAAGGAAAAGTTCGATGAGAAACTTTTAGAGTTATTTGATTTCCTTAAAGAGAAGAAGCAGAAGGAAACAGAGTACAAGCCACATTATGGAACGCCGCCACCACCGCCACCAGCACCTACACCACCACCACCTCCCCACTATGTGCCTTATCCGCCAGCACCATCACCAGCCCCTGCTCCCAAGCCAACGCCAACACCCGCATCATATGGACCTCACCCACCACCATATGTACCACCTCCACCAGCACCTCCGTCATATTATAGTCCTCCAGACGCACCACCATATAGACCCCACCCACCATCACCACCACACTACAAACCACGAAGACCTTACGTACCCGCGCCGACACCTTCTCCTCCATCCCCTGCTAGATATTATCCAGAACCGGATTCCAGCGAGGAGGAGCACTCATATCCGTATCGGCCAGTAAAACCGAAGCCTCCTTCCCCACCAAAATACAAACCACGAAGACCTCACATCCCAACGCCGGCACCTCGACATTATGAAGAATCGGACTCCAGCGAAGAACAGTCGTATCCGTATAGGCCGATAAGACCAATAAGGCCGAGACCAGCAGTGTATTGCCCCGATTACGATTATGATGTGCGTTATTTCACTTAGTTGTTGTTATACTTATTTAGAAATTCAGATTCAGTTAGGTTATTgtggaaaaaagaaacaaacaaacaattaaataaaaaaaatgggatTACATATTAAGAAGGCAAgtctttttattaagtaaatatgtagACATAGCTATAGTTGGTTGGCCAAACTAGCCAAAAGCCTTAATGAGGAATTTTTAATGACACTTATGTGGCAGGGAGATGAAAATGGTGCTTCATAGTTTTACCAGCTTAAATCAGTGCGAACTGCGGCGGAACATCAAAAACTGGCCCATTGCCGTATCAATAACCCTCTCTCTAAATTATTAACGCCAATTGAAAATAGAATTACTTTATGAGAAAATCTGCTAAGCAGATACTAGGATGAAGTTGGTTGAACTTGCAGACGAAGTTGTGACTTCACATAGACCAAGTAGACGGCCGTAGCAGAAAACTTAGTACTACCGATGCCCAATTGAGTTAACCAATGGCATTTTTGTTCCATTGGCGAATTGGTTTAGTCGATTCAGTTTCTTATCGCTGTCCAACCCAAAATCTAGCAGCTGCCTTTTGCCGAACTGCCTAAGTCGTAAAACAGCGAGTAGCGAAATCACATGGTGAAAAAAGTGCAGAAAGTGTGGCCAATGCCAGAtcattaaccggctctcagcgaatttgaaagaattagCTTAATCGACTGGTGTTggagaaaaaaatcaacacagttaCCACTTATGTCGATTCGTTGCCG comes from Anastrepha ludens isolate Willacy chromosome 3, idAnaLude1.1, whole genome shotgun sequence and encodes:
- the LOC128856707 gene encoding uncharacterized protein LOC128856707, which translates into the protein MLERRKQLALLLLAIFAFQYSEGLFKKLISLEEDPRPVESAEHYHFKFPTLKLIKPFGKLENKIVDNLEKKEEGLGALIEKKLEDWEGKKEKFDEKLLELFDFLKEKKQKETEYKPHYGTPPPPPPAPTPPPPPHYVPYPPAPSPAPAPKPTPTPASYGPHPPPYVPPPPAPPSYYSPPDAPPYRPHPPSPPHYKPRRPYVPAPTPSPPSPARYYPEPDSSEEEHSYPYRPVKPKPPSPPKYKPRRPHIPTPAPRHYEESDSSEEQSYPYRPIRPIRPRPAVYCPDYDYDVRYFT